Part of the Bacillota bacterium genome, CTTGCAGGCAAGCTCTGCTCGCTGCCGGTCCATCGGATGCTCGGGCTGGCCGGCCTAGCGTTGCCAAAGACGTCGTTCACGATCGGCATCGATAGCCCTGAGGTCATGGCGGAGCGTGCCGTAGAGGCCGCGCGCAGGTTCTCGGCACTGAAAATCAAGATGGGGGCTCCCGACTCCCTCAAGGCCTTGGAAGCGGTGAGGCGTTCAACGGACGCCACGATAAGGGTGGATGCGAACGCTGCGTGGACGGCGAAAGATGCCGCGGCGCTCGCCCATGAGATCCGCGGGTTCGGGGTGGAACTCCTGGAACAGCCGGTGCCTCCTGGCGACATCGACGGCCTGAGGTTTGTCCGGGAACGGGCTCGCATGCCGGTAGTGGCGGATGAGAGTGCAGTGAGCGCCGAAGATGTGCCTCGCCTTGCGGGCACGGTGGACGGCATCAACATCAAGCTCATGAAATGTGGGGGAATCACCGGCGCTTTGCGCATGATCAGGGCAGCTCGGGCCTGTGGCCTCCGGATCATGCTGGGCTGCATGGTGGAGACGTCGATAAGCATCACCGCCGCTGCCCAGATAGCGGGGCTCGTCGACTGGGCCGATCTCGACGGAAGCCTCCTGTTGGCGCGGGATCCCTGGAAGGGCGTGACGGTTCGAGATGGAGGCGACCTCATGCTCCCAGAAGCTCCGGGTCTCGGGGTCTCGCCCTCGTAACGGACGGGGCCGACCCGGAGTGCGCCGCCTGCCTGGGCGAGGCGCGGGGAGAGACCCAGTTATCGTCGGATGTCCTCCCGCATAGGGATAGTGCAGGGCCGGTCGACGAAGCCCGACTGCCCGAAGCGGGTGGCGAGAAGGTGTTCGTGCCCAAGAAAGCCCTTTATTGCTGGGTCCTGGGATTCGCCGCGTTGCTCGCGGGCGCAGCAGCCTTCGGCCGCGCTTACATCCTTCCGACCACGGCGAGGGTCTATACCAGGACGCGCGGATACCCCGAGGTAGTGTACGCGCCTTACTACACTGAGGGGCCGCGGATAACGGCGGCATCCGCGGTCCTCATCGAGAGCACTACAGGCACGGTTCTCTACGGCAAGAACGAGAACGTGCGGATGCACCCGGCGAGCACCACGAAGATAATGACGGCGATACTCGCGATCGAGCTCGGTGACATGGACTCCGAGGTAGTGGTGAGCGCCAATGCCGCTGGTGTTCCAGGGTCGTCGCTGTGGCTGCGCAGAGGCCAGAGGCTTAGGCTCGATGACCTGGTCCGTGGGACGATGCTGAGGTCGGGAAACGACGGCTGCGTGGCCATCGCCGAGCACATCGCGGGCTCCGTGCCGAGGTTCGTGCGGATGATGAACGTCAAAGCCCAGA contains:
- a CDS encoding dipeptide epimerase — its product is MELRARIVEMPLSVPFTIARGTQTVARNVIVEISHRGVTGLGAAAPSLFYGESAEHVMAALPRLAECLGDDPFAIERVFDGMNRAMRFNAAAKAAVDMAMWDLAGKLCSLPVHRMLGLAGLALPKTSFTIGIDSPEVMAERAVEAARRFSALKIKMGAPDSLKALEAVRRSTDATIRVDANAAWTAKDAAALAHEIRGFGVELLEQPVPPGDIDGLRFVRERARMPVVADESAVSAEDVPRLAGTVDGINIKLMKCGGITGALRMIRAARACGLRIMLGCMVETSISITAAAQIAGLVDWADLDGSLLLARDPWKGVTVRDGGDLMLPEAPGLGVSPS